The sequence GCCGCCATTGGCATACTTGCTGGTATAGTCAAAAAAGTCGCCGGCCTCGGGCAGGATGAGGATGGGCGCCAGGGCCTCCTGCCCCAGGACCCCGCAGGTCACGTCGCGCCCGGCCAGACGCGGCTCCACAATGGCACAGTCCCCCGTGGCCAGAATGTCTTCCAGCACGGCATCCAGCTCTGCCCGGCTGGCAGCCCGGCCCAGGCGCAGGGAGGAACCGCCCGTATTGCTCTTGACAAAGACCGGCCAGCCAAAGGGCGGTTCCCATGCGGGATCGGGCCGGCGCACCAGCAGGCACCAGTCCGCCGTGGGCAGCCCCGCCTGACGGAATACCTGCTTGGCGGCCGCCTTGTTCAGGGCCAGAAAGGAGCCGGCCGGGCCGGACCCCTGATAGGGACAGCCCACACGCTCCAGCAGGGCCTGCACCAGGCCGTCCTCGCCGGGAGCGCCATGCAGATTGATAAAGGCAAAATCATGCCCCACGGCCGTGGCCAGCAAACGGTCAAAGCCTTCCAGCAGATCAAAGAAGGTGACGCTGTGTCCGCGCTCCGTCAGGGCCTTCTGGATGCCGCGCGCACCAAGAAGCGAAATATCACGCTCCGAAGACCAGCCGCCCGCAATCAAAAGTATCTTCATGTAAGGAACACCCCAGATGCGCCTCAAGGGCGCGTTCGATGGTTTTGCCCTGCTCGTAGGATGAGCGCACTCCCGTGCGGGCAGCTTCTGTCCGCCCGTAGCGATCCAGCAGGTCGGAAAAGCGCTCGTCCAGCGTCACGCACTGGTCATGCTTGGTGCGCTTGTCGGCATAGATGATGAAAAACGGCAGGCTGCACATGCGCCGGGCATCATTCACCGGCACGGCCCACGGCCAGTGCACATGCAGCATCACTCCCTGCGCCACGGCATAGTTGCGTGTTTCGGCCACCACCCAGCTGGCGCCAAGGTGGGCATGGCCCGCCCCGTGGCGGATGCTGTAGGTCTTGGCAATGTCATGCAGCAGGGCGCTGGCCCGTACCGTGGGCACATCCACGTCAAAGCCGGCCAGGCGCGCACGCCGGGCCAGCTCTGTGGCAATGTGGGCCACCACCTGCGAATGGCGGCGGATATTGGGAAGCATGTCGTATTTGTCCCACAGGGCATGACATGCGGCGTCATCCGGTGCGGGACGCACAGGCTGGGAGGGAATCAGCGTCGGTTCCGGCAGAGCGGAAAAGGCGTGCCGGAAAAGGGGCCCGTCCGTTCCGGGCGGCATAAGAATGGACATGGCGGCAGTATGCCACCGGGCACGGTCCTTGGCAAGAACGGAACCGGGCACACGGGGGGATGCGCCCTGCCCTGCGCGGCCGCCCCGGCCGCTGCCCTGGCCGCTGGCCCGGCCGTTATCCCGGCAGGGAAGCAGCGGGCTACAGCTGCGCCTGCACCAGATCGCTCAGGGCCAGAATGGTATTGGCATAGGTGGTGGAATGATTGTAGCGCATGAGCAGGGCATGCTGCCTGTCGCGGCTCAGGCCGGCCCGCCAGCCATGCTTGTGCAGATAGGATGACAGACTGGCCACGGCATCGGGAATGGTGAACAGATCCACCCGCCCGTCCCCGTCGCCGTCCGCCCCGTAGGTGGCAATATTGGACGGCATGAACTGGCACAGCCCCACGGCCCCGTAGATGGAGCCGGGCAGATGCTCGGCCGGAACCCTGTCCCGCAGCATGTGTTCCACCAGGGCGCGCGTCTCCCGGTAGGCCCAGTCGGCCCGCCGGGGCATGGTGGCGGCAAACCAGTCCAGGTGCTGCTGGTAGCCCTCCAGCTGCGGCAGCCAGCTGCTGATGGATTGCGGAGTGCGGCTGACGGCCATGCTGGCCAGGGTGTAGAAGGCATTTTCCTCCACATCGCCCAGAACCCGGCCCAGGCGTGTTTCCACAAACAGCAGAGCCACGGCCACGCTGGGCGGAACGCCGTAGCGCTGCTCCGCCGCGGTGAAGGCCGCCGCATGCTCACGCACAAAGGCCGCACAGCTGCGGGCATTGGCCTCGGTGACCACGCCCTTGTAGTACTGCGGCGGCGTCCCGGCCGGACGCGGCGGCGCGGGGAAAAAGCGCTTCCGGTACAGTTCCTTGATCTTGCGGCCCATGGGCGACTGGGTGGGCACGGCAGGCAGCTCGGCAAACAGGGCCGTTACCTCCGGCCCGGCAAGCCCGTCGGCCGCCAGACGCCGCAACAGGGGCTGCCACACGGCGGCCGGCTGCGGCGACGCTGTCGCAGGGGCCGGGGAAGCCGCAGGGCGCGATACTGACGCGGCAGCAGGCATGATGACGGTGCCGGAAACGGGGGTGGCCCCCGAAGGGGCCACCTGATGCAGGGAAAGTTTCTTTTCCTCCAGACCCGAATCCCGGTCCTGATCCGTTTCCGGGGCTTCGAGAACGGGCGTGCCGATGGGCACCACATCATCGTCGACGGACTTGCTGCTTCCGCAGGCTGCAAGCACCAGGCAGCCCAGCATCAGCAGTACCGGCAGCACATGCCTGACCAGTGGTCTCATCACAACTCCTGCATGGTCCAGATCACGCGCCCCAGCAGGCGTTTGCCAAGCTGCGAGGGCGTAAGCCGGGTTTCGGGGTAATGGTCGGCATCGGAGCGCAGCACATAGCTCTCCTGATCACCGTCCAGAAAAACGCGGCGCACGATAACGCCCTCATGGGGAGCAAACAGGGCATACACGCGCCCGGACACCACATTCACATCACCGGTGGCCACCCCGAAATGCGCTCCATCCCGGAGCTGGGGGGCCATATTGTCCCCCTGCATGCAGAATACCTGCAAATCCTCGCGGTGCAGGGAGCCGGGCACCGCCAGGCGACCCCGGGCTTCCAGCTCGGGCCGCGGCCTGCCGTCACTGTAGGTGCAGGCCATGCCGTAGACCGGGCAGATGATGCTGCGCGACTGAGGGTCGCCGTAATAGGCCGGATTTTCCGCCAGACCGGGCGTCTCGCTGGGCACATAGCCTTTGTCGGTACGCAGATACATGGGACCGATACCCTGCTTGAGCCAGTCGGGGTTGAGGCCCTGGCGTTCAAAGAGTTTCATGTACCAGTCACCGGGCACGGTATCCCGGCGCTTGGCATCGGAAATGCTGGACTGGCGAATGTCCAGAACCGTGGCCAGTTCCATCTGCGTCCGGCAGTTGGTGGCCATCTTGATACGTTCATATATTTCAGCAAAGGCAGGCATTATACCCTCCATTGACACCGCGGCGCATCAGCGCTGCATATTGAGCATGGGCACCTCGTTGCTCAGCACCATGGTACTGTTTTCCTTCAATCCCTTGCGCAGCGTTTCAAGCCAGCGCTGGAAGGAGTAGAACTCGGGTGCCTTGCTGTAGGCACTGGCAAAGATGGATGCGGCGCGCGCATCCCCCTCGCCGCGCACCACCTGGGCATCGCGGGCGGCTTCGGCCAGAATGATGGCCTTCTGCCGGTCGGCATCGGACCGGATGCGCGTGGACTCTTCCTCGCCCTCGGAGCGGTACTGCTTGGCCTGGCGTTCGCGCTCGGCCCGCATGCGGTCAAAGATGGCCCGCTGGTTGTCCGCCGGCAGGTCGGCCCGCTTGATGCGTACATCCAGGACCTCCACGCCATAGGGCTTCATGAGTTCGGACGCCTTCTGCGTTACCCGTTCCATGATGGTGGCCCTGTCCGACGAGACCACCTGCGTGAGGGTATAGGCCCCCACCAGCGCCCGCAGCTGGGAATAGACCACATCGTCCAGACGGGCCTGTGCCCCCTGAATGGTGCGCATGGTACGGTAGAACTGCAGGGGATCACTGATGCGCCAGCGCGCAAAGTTGTCCAGCACGATGGTTTTCTTGTCCACGGTATAGGCCTCGCGCGAGGAAGCATTGTAGTCCAGAACGCGGGCGTCGAACAGGAGCACCTTCTGGATGAAGGGCAGCTTGAAGTGCAGCCCCGGTCCATAGACTTCCTGCAGGGGATCGCCCAGCTGCAACACAATGGCCTTTTCCGTCTGATTCACGGTAAAGCAGCACTGCATCACCAGCACGGCGCCCACCAGCAGGATGACGGCATAGGTAAGAGGATTTTTCAGCATCACTTCTTCTCCGTCCCGCCTGTAGCCGGCTGCGCGCCCTTGAGGCCCGGCAGCGGCAGGTAGGGCAGAACCTTTTCGGGGATTTTTCCGTCCAGCACCACCTTGTCACCGGCATTCTTGAGAATGTCTTCCACCGCCTCATAGTAGAGACGCTGGCCGGTCACCCTGGGCGCCTTGGCGTATTCCTCGCTCACGGCCGCAAAGCGAGCAGCCGCCCCTTCGGCATTCTGCACGCGCATGGCGCGGTAGGCCTCGGCCTCGTTGCGCAGGGCCGCCGCCTCACCCCGGGCACGGGGCAGCAGTTCGTTGCGGTAGGCTTCGGCCTCGTTGATGATGCGGCTCTTGTCTTCGCGGGCGCTGGCCACATCCTTGAAGGCATCCCGCACCTCATCCGGCGGATGCACGTCCTGCAACTGCACGGCAATGACATCAATGCCCGCGCCATAGCGGTCAAGAATGGTTTGCAGCAGCTGGGTGGCCTCGGCCTGTATCTGGAGCTTGCCGTCGGTGATGGCCGCATCGATAAGGCTGTTGCCGATGACTTCGCGCATGGCGGCCTCGGCGGCATTGCGGACCATGGCGTCCGGCTCGTACACATTAAAGAGATAGGCCACCGGGTCAGCAATACGGTACTGCACGCTGAACTGCACATTGACGATATTTTCGTCCCCGGTGAGCATGGAGGCTTCCGCAGGAATGCCGCGCACCTGGCCCTGCTGGAAGGTCCGGCTTTCTCCGGCGGAGCGATAGCCCACCTCGCTGCGCATGATGCGGGCCACCTGCGGCTTGTAGACGGTTTCAATGGGCGACGGCAGCGCATAATGCGGGCCGGGCCCCACAGTGCGGTTGTACTTGCCGAAGCGCAGCACCACCCCTTCCTCGCCGGGGTTCACAATATAGATACCGGACAGGAGCCAGAGCAGCACCAGCAGGGCCGCGCCCCCTCCCAGCATCAGCCCGTTGGGCAGACGCATACGGGGCATGCTGAAATGCGGGCCGGAGGAACCGCCCCGCGGTCCCGGAGAGGGGCGCCGCGTGCGCGCATCCTCGTCGCTGCGGTCATGGTCGAACGTATCGCGATCGTCACGTTCCGGCCGCACGGGGCGTTGCCGCTGCTGACGGTCGCGCTTTTCCTGAAGTTTATCCCAGTCCCAATTCATGTCATATCCACTGGTGAAAGGTTCTGTCCCTATGGGACATGGCACAATATTTTCCCTAAAATAGCCACTCCTGCCATGCGGTCAAGAGGCGGGCGGCCGTTGCACGCCTGCCCCGCCTGTGAAAACGGCATGCAGCGGCAGTGCGCGTTTTCGCATCATGCAGCAGCGCGTCCGGCTATACCTCGCTGATGATGGCCACCACCACGGGGTCACGCTGAAGCACGCGCCGGAAGAAACGGCGCAACGAGGCGCGGATGCCTTCCTGCAGGCGCGTCACCTGGCCGGGACGGCAGCTCTCGATTTCGTCCAGCACAAGGCATTTGGCGTCTTCCAGCAAGTGACTGTACTGCTGCTCAAAGACAAAACCCTTGGAGAACATTTCCGGCCCGTGCAGCACCATGCCGGTATCGGCATCCAGCACCAGCAGCACGATGACAAGGCCCTCGTCGCCCAGGATGCGCCGCTCGCGCAGCACGGCCGTGCCCACGTCGCCCACGCCCTTGCCGTCTACCAGGGTGCATTCCATGGGCACCGGGTCTTCGCGGCGGAAGCTGTCCGGCAGCAGGGTCAGGGGACGGCCATCCTCCAGAATGACGGCCTTTTCCTCCGTCACTCCGCAGCTCATGGCCAGGCGGGCATGCTTGACCAGATGGCGGTATTCGCCATGCACGGGCACAAAGATTTCCGGGCGCACGGCTTGCAACATGTCCCGCAGTTCCTCCACATAGCCGTGCCCCGAGGCGTGGATGGTGTGCATGCTTTCGTAGAGCACCTCGGCGCCCAGGCGGTACATTTCATTGATAAGGCGGGAGACGGCCTTGGCATTGCCGGGAATCATGCGCGAACTCATGACCACCGTGTCCCCCTTGCGCACGCGCAGCTGGCGGTGCCCGCCGTAGACCATGCGGGACAGGGCCGACAGGGGTTCGCCCTGCGCCCCGGTGACCACAAGCACCAGCTTTTCATCCGGCAGATCAGGCACCCCGTTGTGGGCATTGAAGAAATTGGGCGGCAATTTGGCAAAGCCCAGATCGCGGGCCATCTCGATATTATTGGCCAGGGATTTGCCGCTGATGACCACCGTGCGCCCGTATTCGCGGGCCAGATCGAAAACTTCCTGGATGCGCTGGATATGGCTGGAAAACAGCGTGATGACGATGCGCCCTTCCGCCGTCTCAAAAACGCGGGCCAGCGACTCCTTGACCTGGCGCTCGTTGATGGACCGGCCGGGGCGCTCCACGTTGGTGGAGTCGGACAGCAGCAGGCGCGCGCCCTCCGGCCCGGCAAATTCCCGGAACAGGGCCAGATTGGTGCCCGTGCCGTGCAGCGGATCCAGATCGATCTTGAAGTCGCCGCTGTGCACGATGCGGCCCACGGGCGTTTCCACCCCCAGGCCGAAGCCTTCGGGAATGGAATGGCACACGGGCATGAAGTGAAAGCGCATGTCCCCCAGCTCCACCGTATCGCTGCTGGTGACGGGGCACAGTGCCACCCAGTCCAGCAGCTCGTGCTCGCGCAGCTTGTGTTCCACCAGGGCCAGCGTGAAGGCCGAACCGTAGATATGAATGCCGCGCAGCTGGGGCACCAGCCAGGGCAGCGCGCCGATATGATCCTCGTGCCCGTGGGTGAGCACAATGCCCAGCAGCTTGTCCCGCACGGCCTGCACCGCGCCAAAATGCGGAATGACCACGTCCACGCCCAGATGAAAGTCATCGGGAAACATGAGGCCGCAGTCCACCATCACCACCCCGGCCGGGCTTTCCCAGAGCTGGCAGTTGAGGCCGATTTCGCCCAGACCGCCCAGCGGGGTGATGGTCAGAAAATGCTGATCCGTATCCATGTACTATCCTTATGGCCGCGCGGGCACCGACGCCGGACGCGCGGCCGGCGGCGTCTCCGGTCGCGTCAGGTCCGGGCGGAATTCGCCCATGGCCGTATACAGCTGGGCCAGCGCGGTCAGATAGTCCGCTCTGGCCTTGGTCAGAGAGGCCTGAGCGGCTGTCAGATTGGCTGAGGCATTGAGGACGTCAAAGTTGGTTCCCACCTGCTCCTGATACTGGGCCAGTGCGACATTATAGGCCTCACGGGCCTGGGTCACGCTTTTCTTGCCCACGGCGATGCGCTTTTCCGCTTCGCGCACATCCAGAAGACGGGTCTTGATCTCATAGCCCACATCCAGCTTGAGCTGCTCTTCCTCGTAACGGGTCTTGGTCACCAGCCAGCCGGCCTGCTTGTCGGCATAATAGGTGGTGCCCCACTGAAACACATCCCACGTGGCCGTAACGCCCACTTCCCATATCTGCGTGGAGGAGCCGTAATCGCCGGAGCGTTGCAGATCCAGGGTATTGCCCTGGCGGCTTACATTATAATAGGCCTCGATCTTGGGATAATATTCGCTCTGCACTTCCTGCTGGCTCTTGCCCGCAATGGCCACGGTCTTGGCCGCAATGTACAGGTCAGGGCGCTGCCGGTAGGCCGTGGCAAGGCATTGCTCCAGACTGCCGGTGAAGGGAATGGCATTCAGCGAACCGGTATAGTTCACACGGGCCGTCACCGGCAGGCCGACGAGGGTATTGAGTTCGGCCAGGGCCGTATCCCGCGTGTTTTCCACCTGAATAAGCAGATTTTCGGCATTGCTCACGTCCACTTCCGCCTGGAGCACATCCAGGCGCGGGCGCAGGCCCACCTCGAAAAAGGCCTGCGTGATGCGCAGCTGATCCCGCAGGCGGGACAGGGAGTCCTGCTCGCTGCGCACGTTTTCCTCGGCCTGCAGATAGGTCAGAAAGGCGGCCTGCACCTTGCCGGTCATTTCCAGCTCGGCCTGGCGCAGGGAGGCGCGGTCGCTTTCCGCCTGCAGGGCGGCCTTCTGATACTGGGCCAGCAGACGGAAGCCCTGGAAAACGGGCTGGGAAATGTCCACCCCCAGGCTGTAGGTGCCCAGGCGCGGCGGCCGGTTGCCGGTCTGGGAGGGCGACGATTCCCGCTCCTGCTTGTAGGCCTGGTAGGTCAGGCTCAGCTTGGGGCCAAAGGCCCCGCGGGCTGACTTGCGCCCCTCTTCCGAGGCGCGGCTCTGCGCCTCCTGGGCACCGAGACCGGGATTGCGGGCCAGGGCCATCTGCACGGCCTGAGCCATGCTCACGCTGTCCTGGGGTGCGGCAGCGGCCCTGTTTTCCGGCAGGGCGCGCCTGCCCGTGAACAGGGGCGATTGCAGGGCCTCATTGACGCGCTGGCGCGCAGAGGCCGCCGCCTCCCCCTGGGGCCAGATACCCCCAAGCAGGAGACAGGAAAGAAGAGCAATAAAAAAGCGTAACGACCTCTGCGGGTTATGCCATAATGCCCGTACCATGGTATGAGGATGCTTCATGGCATGGAGCATAGCGACAAGAACGCGCCTTGGCAATGCGATTTTCCCGGCCGGCCCGTCCGGCACCAGCTTTCCGGCAGACTGTACAAAAAAATCTTGCCAATTCCTCACGCTCGTTGCATGCTGCCTGCGGCATACGATGTCTGCCCGGACAACGCAAGCAGGCACCTTTCCGCCCCTCCGGCTGGAAAGGCGTCTCTTTTGTCGTTGTGTCTTGCGGGCGGCTTCTTCCGCCCCTTCCCCCGGAACGGCATCACCTGCCGTGCCTGCGGGCACGGCGTTCACTTTTACGGAGACAGGCATGGAATTCAGCTTCATCACCATGGTCACGCAGGCCAGCCTTGTGGCCAAGATGGTACTGGCCCTTCTTCTGCTCATGTCCATCACCAGCTGGGCGCTCATGATCCAGAAGGGCCTGGCCCTTTCGGCCGCCTACAAGAAAAGCCGCATCGGCACAGAAAACTTTGAAAAGGCCGTCAATCTGCGCGAGGCCGTGCAGTCGCTGGGGGCCGATCCCACGTCACCGCTCTACTTCATCGCGCATCAGGGGGTGATGGAGTTCAACCGCTCCAAGGAAATGGGCAATGCCAGCGAAATCGTGGTGGACAATGTGCGCCGCGCCCTGCGCCAGGGGGTTGCCAGCGAGGAAGCGCGCCTGGAGCGTTCCTTTTCCCTGCTGGCCACCACGGCCAATACCGCGCCTTTCATCGGCCTGTTCGGCACGGTCTGGGGCATCATGAGTTCCTTCCACTCCATCGGCATGCTCAAGTCCGCCTCGCTGGCCACCGTGGCCCCCGGCATCTCCGAAGCCCTGGTCGCCACGGCCATCGGCCTTGCCGTGGCCGTACCGGCCACCATTGGCTTCAATATCTTCATGGGCAAGATTTCTCAGGTGGATACCCTGCTGGTCAACTTTGCCGGGGTATTTCTCAACCGCGTGCAGCGCGAGCTGAACGCGCATCGCCCGGTGCAGCGCACGGGCGCCACGGAGATGTAGCATGGGTGCCAATGTGGGCGGCGGCAGCAAGTTCGTCTCCGAAATCAATGTCACGCCCTTTGTGGACGTGATGCTCGTTCTGCTCATCATCTTCATGGTGGCCACGCCCATGATGAGCCAGGGCATTGACGTGGACCTGCCCCAGACCAAGCAGGTGGAAACCCTGCCCACGGAAAGCGAAAGCATGGTG is a genomic window of uncultured Desulfovibrio sp. containing:
- a CDS encoding D-alanine--D-alanine ligase, encoding MKILLIAGGWSSERDISLLGARGIQKALTERGHSVTFFDLLEGFDRLLATAVGHDFAFINLHGAPGEDGLVQALLERVGCPYQGSGPAGSFLALNKAAAKQVFRQAGLPTADWCLLVRRPDPAWEPPFGWPVFVKSNTGGSSLRLGRAASRAELDAVLEDILATGDCAIVEPRLAGRDVTCGVLGQEALAPILILPEAGDFFDYTSKYANGGARELCPAPLDAATSAEVQRLALAAHRALGLEGYSRADFILGDDGSLNLLEVNTLPGMTPNSLVPKEAAVLGMSFADLLERLIDLGMQRYGR
- a CDS encoding HDIG domain-containing metalloprotein; this encodes MLPNIRRHSQVVAHIATELARRARLAGFDVDVPTVRASALLHDIAKTYSIRHGAGHAHLGASWVVAETRNYAVAQGVMLHVHWPWAVPVNDARRMCSLPFFIIYADKRTKHDQCVTLDERFSDLLDRYGRTEAARTGVRSSYEQGKTIERALEAHLGCSLHEDTFDCGRLVFGA
- a CDS encoding lytic murein transglycosylase, producing MRPLVRHVLPVLLMLGCLVLAACGSSKSVDDDVVPIGTPVLEAPETDQDRDSGLEEKKLSLHQVAPSGATPVSGTVIMPAAASVSRPAASPAPATASPQPAAVWQPLLRRLAADGLAGPEVTALFAELPAVPTQSPMGRKIKELYRKRFFPAPPRPAGTPPQYYKGVVTEANARSCAAFVREHAAAFTAAEQRYGVPPSVAVALLFVETRLGRVLGDVEENAFYTLASMAVSRTPQSISSWLPQLEGYQQHLDWFAATMPRRADWAYRETRALVEHMLRDRVPAEHLPGSIYGAVGLCQFMPSNIATYGADGDGDGRVDLFTIPDAVASLSSYLHKHGWRAGLSRDRQHALLMRYNHSTTYANTILALSDLVQAQL
- a CDS encoding helix-turn-helix domain-containing protein gives rise to the protein MPAFAEIYERIKMATNCRTQMELATVLDIRQSSISDAKRRDTVPGDWYMKLFERQGLNPDWLKQGIGPMYLRTDKGYVPSETPGLAENPAYYGDPQSRSIICPVYGMACTYSDGRPRPELEARGRLAVPGSLHREDLQVFCMQGDNMAPQLRDGAHFGVATGDVNVVSGRVYALFAPHEGVIVRRVFLDGDQESYVLRSDADHYPETRLTPSQLGKRLLGRVIWTMQEL
- a CDS encoding protease modulator HflC, with product MLKNPLTYAVILLVGAVLVMQCCFTVNQTEKAIVLQLGDPLQEVYGPGLHFKLPFIQKVLLFDARVLDYNASSREAYTVDKKTIVLDNFARWRISDPLQFYRTMRTIQGAQARLDDVVYSQLRALVGAYTLTQVVSSDRATIMERVTQKASELMKPYGVEVLDVRIKRADLPADNQRAIFDRMRAERERQAKQYRSEGEEESTRIRSDADRQKAIILAEAARDAQVVRGEGDARAASIFASAYSKAPEFYSFQRWLETLRKGLKENSTMVLSNEVPMLNMQR
- the hflK gene encoding FtsH protease activity modulator HflK, whose amino-acid sequence is MNWDWDKLQEKRDRQQRQRPVRPERDDRDTFDHDRSDEDARTRRPSPGPRGGSSGPHFSMPRMRLPNGLMLGGGAALLVLLWLLSGIYIVNPGEEGVVLRFGKYNRTVGPGPHYALPSPIETVYKPQVARIMRSEVGYRSAGESRTFQQGQVRGIPAEASMLTGDENIVNVQFSVQYRIADPVAYLFNVYEPDAMVRNAAEAAMREVIGNSLIDAAITDGKLQIQAEATQLLQTILDRYGAGIDVIAVQLQDVHPPDEVRDAFKDVASAREDKSRIINEAEAYRNELLPRARGEAAALRNEAEAYRAMRVQNAEGAAARFAAVSEEYAKAPRVTGQRLYYEAVEDILKNAGDKVVLDGKIPEKVLPYLPLPGLKGAQPATGGTEKK
- a CDS encoding ribonuclease J — translated: MDTDQHFLTITPLGGLGEIGLNCQLWESPAGVVMVDCGLMFPDDFHLGVDVVIPHFGAVQAVRDKLLGIVLTHGHEDHIGALPWLVPQLRGIHIYGSAFTLALVEHKLREHELLDWVALCPVTSSDTVELGDMRFHFMPVCHSIPEGFGLGVETPVGRIVHSGDFKIDLDPLHGTGTNLALFREFAGPEGARLLLSDSTNVERPGRSINERQVKESLARVFETAEGRIVITLFSSHIQRIQEVFDLAREYGRTVVISGKSLANNIEMARDLGFAKLPPNFFNAHNGVPDLPDEKLVLVVTGAQGEPLSALSRMVYGGHRQLRVRKGDTVVMSSRMIPGNAKAVSRLINEMYRLGAEVLYESMHTIHASGHGYVEELRDMLQAVRPEIFVPVHGEYRHLVKHARLAMSCGVTEEKAVILEDGRPLTLLPDSFRREDPVPMECTLVDGKGVGDVGTAVLRERRILGDEGLVIVLLVLDADTGMVLHGPEMFSKGFVFEQQYSHLLEDAKCLVLDEIESCRPGQVTRLQEGIRASLRRFFRRVLQRDPVVVAIISEV
- a CDS encoding TolC family protein, coding for MAQAVQMALARNPGLGAQEAQSRASEEGRKSARGAFGPKLSLTYQAYKQERESSPSQTGNRPPRLGTYSLGVDISQPVFQGFRLLAQYQKAALQAESDRASLRQAELEMTGKVQAAFLTYLQAEENVRSEQDSLSRLRDQLRITQAFFEVGLRPRLDVLQAEVDVSNAENLLIQVENTRDTALAELNTLVGLPVTARVNYTGSLNAIPFTGSLEQCLATAYRQRPDLYIAAKTVAIAGKSQQEVQSEYYPKIEAYYNVSRQGNTLDLQRSGDYGSSTQIWEVGVTATWDVFQWGTTYYADKQAGWLVTKTRYEEEQLKLDVGYEIKTRLLDVREAEKRIAVGKKSVTQAREAYNVALAQYQEQVGTNFDVLNASANLTAAQASLTKARADYLTALAQLYTAMGEFRPDLTRPETPPAARPASVPARP
- a CDS encoding MotA/TolQ/ExbB proton channel family protein, giving the protein MEFSFITMVTQASLVAKMVLALLLLMSITSWALMIQKGLALSAAYKKSRIGTENFEKAVNLREAVQSLGADPTSPLYFIAHQGVMEFNRSKEMGNASEIVVDNVRRALRQGVASEEARLERSFSLLATTANTAPFIGLFGTVWGIMSSFHSIGMLKSASLATVAPGISEALVATAIGLAVAVPATIGFNIFMGKISQVDTLLVNFAGVFLNRVQRELNAHRPVQRTGATEM